From the Limosilactobacillus panis genome, one window contains:
- a CDS encoding LCP family protein — MDNQEPREYFERRRDYRQQNQGPHHRGWKIFGFIILLLVVIAGIYGLIAWHNVKVTTNDMYTSAGATRRRDGQKALEQRRPVSILLLGTDTGALGRSYKGRTDTIMLLTINPQTNKSEIVSIPRDMKVNLPGYPDDSPAKINAAYTYGGVKETINVVQKHFNIPVDFYVLVNMGGLKKAINQVGGVTVTSPLTFDYEGSHFEKGQSYHLNGTQALRFSRMRYDDPNGDYGRQQRQKLIIKALLKKSVSYKTVLNQKFLKSISDNSKTDLTFNDMLQLAQHYRKATKNIGQDHAQGRGDEEDGQAFEVVPRDEQQRVSNLLRKSLGLETANLDADN; from the coding sequence ATGGATAATCAGGAACCACGGGAATATTTTGAACGGCGGCGTGATTACCGGCAACAAAATCAGGGCCCACATCATCGGGGATGGAAGATCTTTGGATTTATTATCTTATTACTGGTAGTCATTGCCGGAATTTACGGCTTAATTGCCTGGCATAATGTTAAGGTCACTACCAATGATATGTACACATCGGCGGGGGCGACCCGGCGACGGGATGGTCAGAAGGCCTTAGAGCAGCGGCGGCCAGTGTCCATCCTACTGTTGGGAACGGATACCGGGGCCCTCGGCCGGTCGTACAAGGGGCGAACGGACACCATCATGCTGCTGACGATTAATCCTCAGACCAACAAGTCGGAGATTGTCAGCATTCCCCGGGACATGAAGGTCAACCTTCCGGGTTACCCGGACGATTCGCCGGCCAAAATCAACGCGGCCTACACTTACGGTGGGGTTAAGGAAACAATCAACGTGGTTCAGAAACACTTCAATATCCCCGTTGACTTTTACGTCTTAGTAAACATGGGTGGCCTGAAGAAAGCTATTAACCAAGTTGGCGGGGTCACGGTCACCTCCCCGTTGACCTTTGACTACGAAGGGAGCCACTTTGAAAAGGGCCAATCCTACCACCTGAACGGCACCCAGGCTCTGCGCTTTAGCCGGATGCGGTACGACGATCCAAACGGTGACTATGGCCGGCAACAGCGGCAGAAGTTAATCATCAAGGCCCTTTTGAAGAAGTCGGTTTCTTACAAGACGGTCCTCAACCAGAAATTCCTGAAGTCCATTTCGGACAACTCCAAGACTGACCTGACATTTAATGACATGCTTCAGTTGGCCCAGCACTACCGGAAGGCAACGAAGAACATTGGTCAGGACCATGCCCAGGGGAGGGGTGACGAAGAGGATGGTCAGGCCTTTGAAGTAGTGCCTCGAGATGAACAACAACGGGTTTCGAACCTTCTCCGGAAGAGCTTGGGCTTGGAAACCGCCAACCTGGACGCGGATAACTAA
- a CDS encoding IMP dehydrogenase, with product MSNWDTKFAKKGLTFDDVLLIPAESHVLPNEVDLSTRLAKNIKLNIPLISAGMDTVTEGPMAIAMALQGGLGVVHKNMSIQAQAGEVANVKSVVVPANATRAAVDDQNRLLCAAAVGVTSDTFERAEALLKAGADAIVIDTAHGHSAGVLRKIKEIRDHFPDVTLIAGNVATGEATKALYDAGVDVVKVGIGPGSICTTRVVAGVGVPQITAIYDAASVAREYGKPIIADGGIKYSGDVVKALAAGGNAVMLGSMLSGTTEAPGDVFEYHGVKYKAYRGMGSVGAMAQAHGSSDRYFQGGVNEANKLVPEGIEARVKYKGDVSDVVFQIDGGLRSGMGYVGAPDIPTLIEKAQFVQITNAGLRESHPHDVQITKAAPNYK from the coding sequence ATGTCAAATTGGGACACAAAGTTTGCCAAAAAGGGCTTAACTTTTGATGATGTTTTACTGATTCCCGCCGAAAGTCACGTTTTACCAAATGAGGTTGACCTCAGTACCCGGTTAGCCAAGAATATTAAGCTTAATATTCCATTGATTAGTGCCGGAATGGATACCGTTACCGAAGGACCAATGGCAATTGCGATGGCCCTCCAAGGTGGCCTTGGCGTTGTTCATAAGAATATGTCAATCCAAGCGCAAGCAGGGGAGGTTGCCAACGTTAAGAGCGTAGTTGTTCCTGCTAACGCTACCCGGGCGGCGGTTGACGACCAAAACCGCCTGCTTTGTGCCGCCGCTGTTGGCGTCACCAGCGATACCTTTGAACGGGCAGAAGCTCTTTTGAAGGCGGGGGCCGACGCAATCGTGATTGATACGGCACACGGTCATTCTGCCGGGGTGCTGCGAAAGATCAAGGAAATCCGTGACCACTTCCCAGATGTTACCCTGATTGCCGGGAACGTTGCCACTGGTGAAGCTACCAAGGCCCTATACGATGCTGGGGTTGACGTTGTAAAGGTCGGCATTGGCCCTGGTTCTATCTGTACTACCCGGGTGGTTGCCGGTGTCGGTGTTCCCCAAATTACGGCTATTTACGATGCCGCTAGTGTTGCCCGTGAATACGGTAAACCAATCATCGCTGATGGTGGGATTAAGTACTCTGGTGATGTTGTGAAGGCCCTGGCTGCCGGTGGTAATGCGGTCATGCTGGGGAGCATGCTTTCCGGGACGACTGAAGCACCGGGCGATGTCTTTGAATATCACGGTGTTAAGTACAAGGCCTACCGGGGGATGGGTTCCGTCGGTGCCATGGCCCAGGCCCACGGCTCTTCTGACCGTTACTTCCAAGGTGGCGTGAATGAAGCCAACAAGCTTGTCCCTGAAGGAATCGAAGCTCGGGTTAAGTACAAGGGTGATGTTTCCGACGTTGTCTTCCAAATCGACGGAGGTCTGCGCTCCGGGATGGGTTATGTTGGCGCCCCTGACATCCCAACCTTGATTGAAAAGGCCCAATTTGTTCAGATCACTAACGCCGGACTGCGGGAGTCCCACCCACACGATGTTCAAATTACGAAGGCCGCTCCGAACTATAAATAA
- a CDS encoding response regulator transcription factor, translating to MKILVVDDDKEIVQLLEIYIRNEGYEPVAAYNGKEALTKLNTTPDINLVILDLMMPEMDGMEVIKQVRKDSDIPILVLSAKTADMDKIQGLVSGADDYVTKPFNPLEVMARVKSLLRRTQGEVTNDQPDVLNVGPLIINKDSHEVKTIKGDVIQLTALEFGILYLLASHPNRVFSADDIFERVWQQESVVSAKTVMVHVSHLRDKIEEATNGEKVIQTVWGVGYKVENH from the coding sequence ATGAAAATTTTAGTTGTTGATGATGATAAGGAAATTGTCCAATTACTGGAGATTTACATTCGTAATGAGGGCTATGAACCGGTTGCTGCATACAATGGTAAGGAAGCCCTGACCAAACTTAACACGACGCCGGATATCAACCTAGTCATCTTGGACCTGATGATGCCCGAAATGGACGGGATGGAGGTTATCAAGCAAGTCCGGAAAGACTCCGATATCCCAATCCTAGTGCTTTCTGCTAAGACTGCGGATATGGATAAGATCCAGGGCCTGGTTTCTGGGGCCGACGATTACGTTACCAAGCCGTTTAACCCTCTGGAAGTAATGGCCCGGGTAAAGTCCTTGCTGCGGCGGACCCAGGGTGAGGTCACCAATGACCAGCCGGACGTCTTAAATGTGGGCCCACTTATCATCAACAAGGATTCCCACGAGGTTAAGACCATCAAGGGAGATGTTATCCAGTTGACGGCCCTCGAATTTGGGATTCTCTACCTGCTAGCCAGTCACCCGAACCGGGTTTTCTCCGCCGACGACATCTTTGAGCGGGTTTGGCAGCAGGAGAGTGTTGTTTCCGCCAAGACGGTTATGGTCCACGTGAGCCACTTGCGGGATAAAATCGAAGAAGCCACGAACGGTGA
- a CDS encoding IS30 family transposase, translating into MSTTILSFQNRVVIETLHNEGRSLRYIANYLGFSKTTVFNELHRLNSEYRAELAQTDFERKVSQRGQKSSLTKNLKHLIEEKIQVQKWSPEQVAHVVGIAYKTVYNWIDQGWLDIQLPDLPDHGIRRHRAKEKRGTFSHGRSIEERPHKVETRQEFGHFEADTVLSGKRKGQAVATFVERKSRLTIVKWLHGRDSQSMTQAVLELASQLQDKLKTLTVDHGKEFANYQAIEQRTDTPVYFAHAYSPHERGSNENRNRVLQRFIPKGQAIEELSDHKLIQINWYLNSRPLKCLNWHTPIEIFLLNLRH; encoded by the coding sequence ATGAGCACCACTATTTTATCATTCCAGAACCGTGTTGTCATTGAAACGCTTCATAATGAAGGACGTTCCTTGCGATACATCGCTAACTACTTAGGCTTTAGTAAAACCACAGTCTTTAACGAACTTCACCGGCTAAATAGTGAGTACCGGGCTGAGCTAGCGCAAACTGACTTTGAACGCAAGGTTAGTCAACGGGGGCAGAAGTCTTCGCTCACTAAAAACCTTAAACACTTGATCGAAGAAAAGATTCAAGTCCAGAAGTGGTCCCCTGAACAAGTTGCCCATGTAGTTGGAATTGCCTACAAGACGGTCTATAACTGGATTGATCAAGGATGGCTTGATATACAGTTGCCCGATTTGCCTGATCATGGGATTCGTCGTCATCGTGCTAAAGAAAAGCGTGGTACGTTCAGTCACGGCCGCTCCATTGAGGAGCGGCCTCATAAAGTCGAAACTCGCCAGGAATTCGGCCACTTTGAAGCTGATACCGTACTTTCTGGCAAACGTAAAGGTCAAGCTGTGGCTACTTTTGTGGAGCGTAAGAGTCGCCTGACAATTGTTAAATGGCTCCATGGTCGCGACAGTCAGTCCATGACTCAAGCCGTACTTGAACTAGCTAGTCAACTTCAAGACAAGCTCAAGACGCTTACCGTAGATCATGGTAAAGAGTTCGCTAACTACCAGGCAATTGAGCAGCGAACTGATACTCCGGTTTATTTTGCTCATGCTTATTCACCACATGAACGCGGCAGTAATGAGAACCGTAACCGAGTTTTACAACGCTTTATTCCCAAAGGCCAAGCCATTGAAGAGTTAAGCGATCACAAGCTGATTCAAATTAATTGGTATTTGAATTCCCGGCCACTTAAATGTCTTAATTGGCATACACCAATCGAGATCTTCCTGCTTAATCTACGTCACTAA